In Myxococcus virescens, a single window of DNA contains:
- a CDS encoding dihydrolipoamide acetyltransferase family protein, whose product MAIFEFKLPDLGEGVMEGELVKWHVKAGDSVKEDQVLAEVMTDKATVTVPAPKAGRVVKTHGNEGDMAKVHQLLVTLEVEGAAPAQAGGHAEASAPAAAPVAGGHVGGAPASASKVLATPVTRRMAREHGLDLASIAGTGPQGRVTKADVVAALEGGEKNVVAAPAEQKARPAAPAVSSGAADERVPLRGLRKKIAEKMVRSKFTAPHFAFVEEVDATELVALRARLNAQLAAAGESTKLNYLPFIIKATVAALKKFPHLNANFDEASQELVVRGEYNIGMAAATPDGLTVAVVKNADRLTLADLARETARLGAAARDRKLKMEELTGGTFTISSLGQSGGLFATPIINHPEVGILGVHRLKKRPAVVGDQVVVRDMMNLSLSCDHRVIDGSVAADFTYEIIKYLEKPDLLFLAMA is encoded by the coding sequence ATGGCGATCTTCGAATTCAAGCTCCCCGACCTTGGTGAAGGCGTGATGGAGGGTGAGCTGGTGAAGTGGCACGTGAAGGCGGGGGATTCCGTCAAGGAAGACCAGGTGCTCGCCGAGGTGATGACGGACAAGGCCACCGTCACCGTTCCCGCTCCCAAGGCGGGCCGTGTCGTGAAGACGCACGGCAATGAAGGCGACATGGCGAAGGTGCACCAGCTCCTCGTCACCCTGGAGGTGGAGGGCGCTGCGCCGGCGCAGGCCGGTGGTCATGCCGAGGCCAGCGCGCCGGCGGCGGCGCCCGTGGCGGGTGGCCATGTCGGTGGGGCGCCTGCCTCAGCGTCCAAGGTGCTGGCCACGCCGGTGACGCGGCGGATGGCGCGCGAGCACGGGCTGGACCTGGCGTCGATTGCCGGCACGGGGCCGCAGGGCCGCGTGACGAAGGCGGACGTGGTGGCGGCGCTGGAGGGTGGCGAGAAGAACGTCGTCGCGGCTCCGGCCGAGCAGAAGGCGCGTCCCGCGGCTCCTGCCGTCAGCTCGGGCGCGGCGGACGAGCGCGTTCCGCTGCGGGGACTGCGCAAGAAGATCGCGGAGAAGATGGTGCGGTCGAAGTTCACGGCGCCGCACTTCGCCTTCGTCGAGGAAGTGGACGCCACGGAGCTGGTGGCCCTGCGCGCGCGGCTGAACGCGCAGCTGGCGGCGGCTGGTGAGAGCACCAAGCTCAACTACCTGCCGTTCATCATCAAGGCGACGGTGGCGGCGCTGAAGAAGTTCCCGCACCTGAACGCGAACTTCGACGAGGCGTCGCAGGAGCTGGTGGTCCGCGGCGAGTACAACATCGGCATGGCGGCGGCGACGCCGGACGGCCTCACCGTGGCGGTGGTGAAGAACGCGGACCGGCTGACGCTGGCCGACCTGGCGCGTGAGACGGCCCGCCTGGGCGCCGCCGCGCGCGACCGGAAGCTGAAGATGGAGGAGCTGACGGGTGGCACCTTCACCATCAGCTCGCTGGGGCAGAGCGGCGGCCTGTTCGCCACGCCCATCATCAACCACCCTGAAGTGGGCATCCTGGGCGTGCACCGCCTGAAGAAGCGCCCTGCGGTGGTGGGGGACCAGGTCGTCGTGCGCGACATGATGAACCTGTCGCTGTCGTGCGACCACCGCGTCATCGACGGCTCGGTGGCGGCGGATTTCACGTACGAGATCATCAAGTACCTGGAGAAGCCGGACCTGCTGTTCCTGGCCATGGCGTGA
- the lipA gene encoding lipoyl synthase, translating to MATPDRFPLPQVTETTRKPEWLKVRLPHGEGYERVKAIVKRTKLATVCEEARCPNIAECWGGGTATVMLMGEVCTRACRFCHVKVGAPPPLDPMEPIHLAQAVKEMDLEYIVVTSVNRDDRPDGGASHFASAIRELRRESPRTIVEVLIPDFKGVEKDLTTVAEAKPHVVAHNVETVERLTPTVRDRRAKYHQSLRVLEYLKNRPEGLYTKTSVMVGLGETDAELEQTFKDLRDVGVDVLTLGQYLQPSQYHLRVERFVSPAQFEAYKTLAESYGFLYVASGPLVRSSYRAAEFFMKGLMERERLERLG from the coding sequence ATGGCGACTCCCGACCGGTTCCCTCTGCCCCAGGTGACTGAGACCACCCGCAAGCCGGAGTGGCTGAAGGTGCGGCTCCCGCACGGAGAAGGTTACGAGCGGGTCAAAGCCATCGTGAAGCGCACCAAGCTGGCCACGGTGTGCGAAGAGGCCCGCTGCCCGAACATCGCCGAGTGCTGGGGCGGAGGCACCGCCACGGTGATGCTGATGGGCGAGGTGTGCACGCGGGCGTGCCGCTTCTGCCACGTGAAGGTCGGCGCGCCTCCTCCGCTGGATCCGATGGAGCCCATCCATCTGGCCCAGGCGGTGAAGGAGATGGACCTGGAGTACATCGTCGTCACCTCCGTGAACCGGGATGACCGGCCGGACGGCGGCGCCAGCCACTTCGCTTCCGCCATCCGCGAGCTGCGCCGGGAGAGCCCGCGCACCATCGTCGAAGTGCTCATCCCGGACTTCAAGGGCGTGGAGAAGGACCTGACCACCGTGGCGGAGGCCAAGCCCCACGTGGTGGCGCACAACGTGGAGACGGTGGAGCGCCTCACGCCGACGGTCCGAGACCGCCGCGCGAAGTACCACCAGTCCCTGCGCGTGCTGGAGTACCTCAAGAACCGCCCCGAGGGCCTGTACACCAAGACGTCCGTCATGGTGGGCCTGGGGGAGACGGACGCGGAGCTGGAGCAGACGTTCAAGGACCTGCGCGACGTGGGCGTGGACGTGCTGACGCTGGGCCAGTACCTGCAGCCGTCGCAGTACCACCTGCGCGTGGAGCGCTTCGTGTCGCCCGCGCAGTTCGAGGCGTACAAGACGCTGGCCGAGTCCTATGGCTTCCTCTACGTGGCCTCCGGTCCGCTGGTGCGGTCCAGCTACCGGGCCGCTGAGTTCTTCATGAAGGGCCTGATGGAGCGCGAGCGGCTCGAGCGGCTCGGCTGA
- the lpdA gene encoding dihydrolipoyl dehydrogenase translates to MAETFDVVIIGSGPGGYVGAIRAGQLGLKTAIIEKDKRLGGTCLHRGCIPTKSLLWTAELFHHVREAADFGVDVSSPAINWPNAMKHKDKIVTKGANGIDFLMKKNKVTVVKGHGRIAGKGKVEVTAEDGSKKILEAKNIILATGSVPKSLPNVPVDHKRVLNSDSILQIDRVPKSIIVLGAGAVGCEFASVFNHVGSKTSIVEYMPALLPIEDADISKELEKIFKRRGIDVHTGSAVEKVEHTADGVRVTMKVGNETKTLEAEILLSAVGRSPVTEDVGLDKTNIQAERGYIKVDSMLRTSEPNVYAVGDIIPTPMLAHMASAECVVAVEHIAGKNPQPINYDLTPSATYCYPEVASVGLTEKKAKERGYDVKVGIAPMGAVTKAAISNEATGMIKIVSDRKYDEVLGVHLIGPHATELLAEACVALKLEITTEELANTIHAHPTLSEIVHEGAEATLGHPRHF, encoded by the coding sequence GTGGCTGAGACGTTCGACGTGGTGATCATCGGTTCGGGCCCCGGCGGATACGTGGGCGCCATTCGCGCGGGTCAGCTGGGCCTGAAGACGGCCATCATCGAGAAGGACAAGCGGCTGGGCGGCACCTGCCTCCACCGCGGCTGCATCCCGACCAAGTCCCTGCTGTGGACCGCGGAGCTGTTCCACCACGTCCGCGAAGCGGCTGACTTCGGCGTTGATGTGAGCAGCCCGGCCATCAACTGGCCCAACGCGATGAAGCACAAGGACAAGATTGTCACCAAGGGTGCCAACGGCATCGACTTCTTGATGAAGAAGAACAAGGTGACGGTGGTGAAGGGCCACGGCCGCATCGCCGGCAAGGGCAAGGTGGAAGTCACCGCCGAGGACGGCTCCAAGAAGATCCTGGAGGCGAAGAACATCATCCTCGCCACGGGCTCGGTGCCCAAGTCCCTGCCCAACGTCCCCGTGGACCACAAGCGGGTGCTGAACAGCGACTCCATCCTGCAGATCGACCGCGTCCCCAAGAGCATCATCGTGCTGGGCGCCGGCGCGGTGGGCTGTGAGTTCGCCTCCGTGTTCAACCACGTGGGCAGCAAGACCTCCATCGTGGAGTACATGCCCGCGCTGCTCCCCATCGAGGACGCGGACATCTCCAAGGAGCTGGAGAAGATCTTCAAGCGCCGCGGCATCGACGTGCACACCGGCTCCGCGGTGGAGAAGGTGGAGCACACGGCGGACGGCGTGCGCGTCACCATGAAGGTGGGCAACGAGACCAAGACGCTGGAGGCGGAAATCCTCCTGTCGGCGGTGGGCCGCTCGCCCGTTACCGAGGACGTGGGTCTGGACAAGACGAACATCCAGGCCGAGCGCGGCTACATCAAGGTCGACTCGATGCTGCGCACCTCCGAGCCGAACGTCTACGCCGTGGGTGACATCATCCCCACGCCGATGCTGGCGCACATGGCCAGCGCGGAGTGCGTGGTGGCGGTGGAGCACATCGCCGGGAAGAACCCGCAGCCCATCAACTACGACCTGACGCCGTCTGCCACGTACTGCTACCCCGAGGTCGCCTCGGTGGGCCTGACGGAGAAGAAGGCCAAGGAGCGCGGCTACGACGTGAAGGTGGGCATCGCTCCGATGGGCGCCGTGACGAAGGCCGCCATCTCCAACGAGGCCACCGGCATGATCAAGATCGTGTCGGACCGGAAGTACGACGAGGTCCTCGGCGTGCACCTCATCGGGCCGCACGCGACGGAGCTGCTGGCCGAGGCGTGTGTCGCGCTGAAGTTGGAGATCACCACCGAGGAGCTGGCCAACACCATCCACGCGCACCCGACGCTCTCGGAAATCGTGCACGAGGGTGCCGAGGCCACGCTGGGCCACCCGCGCCACTTCTAG
- the hisIE gene encoding bifunctional phosphoribosyl-AMP cyclohydrolase/phosphoribosyl-ATP diphosphatase HisIE, which translates to MLDLDALDFTKGNGLVTVVTQDASTGDVLMVAHADREALERTLATGEMHYRSRTRGLWHKGATSGNVQRVVALRADCDGDAVLARVKKAGPACHLGTETCFGPGRWDALSALDDTLARRAAPVERPDDAPPSYTRRLLEDRNLRLKKLGEEAAELVTACADMDPSRAAEEAADVLYHVLVAVRPLGLSLDDVKAVLARRASR; encoded by the coding sequence ATGCTCGACCTGGACGCGCTCGACTTCACGAAGGGCAACGGACTGGTGACGGTCGTCACGCAGGACGCGAGCACCGGTGACGTGTTGATGGTGGCGCATGCCGACCGGGAAGCCCTGGAGCGCACGCTGGCCACGGGGGAGATGCACTACCGGTCGCGCACGCGCGGCCTGTGGCACAAGGGCGCCACCAGTGGAAACGTCCAGCGCGTGGTGGCGCTCCGCGCCGACTGTGACGGTGACGCGGTGCTCGCGCGCGTGAAGAAGGCGGGCCCCGCGTGTCACCTGGGGACGGAGACCTGCTTCGGCCCGGGCCGTTGGGATGCACTGAGTGCGTTGGATGACACGCTCGCTCGCCGCGCCGCGCCGGTGGAGCGGCCCGATGATGCACCTCCGAGCTACACGCGCCGCCTGCTGGAGGACCGCAACCTGCGCTTGAAGAAGTTGGGCGAGGAGGCCGCGGAGTTGGTGACGGCGTGCGCGGACATGGACCCGTCACGCGCCGCGGAGGAAGCGGCGGACGTGCTCTACCACGTGCTCGTCGCGGTCCGGCCCCTGGGCCTCTCGCTCGACGACGTGAAGGCTGTCCTCGCCAGGCGCGCTTCGCGCTGA
- the hisN gene encoding histidinol-phosphatase, whose amino-acid sequence MTDSGNLMQAAAEVARIAGDAALGFFRGGIAVDTKSDGSPVTVADRTAESRAREWLETRFPHDGILGEEFGETRPGAKRRWILDPIDGTKTFIRGVPLWGTLVALAEGERILVGAAYFPAVSELLVAAPGRGCFWNDQRAAVSTQAELSQAVVLSTDERFPVYPERGAAWRALARDAAVDRTWGDCYGYLLVATGRAEVMVDELLSPWDGAALQPIIEEAGGVFTDWTGRRTAFGGNGIATNAALARVVRERLGAVETR is encoded by the coding sequence ATGACGGACTCGGGAAATCTGATGCAGGCCGCCGCCGAGGTGGCGCGGATAGCGGGAGACGCGGCGCTGGGGTTCTTCCGCGGTGGCATCGCGGTGGACACGAAGTCGGACGGCTCTCCGGTGACGGTGGCGGATCGCACGGCGGAGTCCCGTGCGCGCGAGTGGCTGGAAACGCGCTTCCCTCACGACGGCATCCTGGGCGAGGAGTTCGGCGAGACGCGTCCGGGCGCGAAGCGCCGGTGGATTCTGGATCCCATCGACGGGACGAAGACGTTCATCCGCGGTGTCCCCCTGTGGGGCACGTTGGTGGCGCTGGCGGAGGGTGAGCGCATCCTCGTGGGGGCCGCGTACTTCCCCGCGGTGAGTGAGTTGCTGGTGGCGGCGCCGGGGAGGGGCTGCTTCTGGAACGACCAACGCGCGGCCGTGTCCACGCAGGCGGAGCTGTCCCAGGCCGTGGTGCTGTCCACGGATGAGCGCTTCCCGGTGTACCCGGAGCGCGGGGCCGCCTGGCGCGCGCTCGCGCGGGATGCGGCCGTGGACCGTACCTGGGGGGATTGCTACGGCTACCTGTTGGTCGCCACCGGGCGCGCGGAGGTCATGGTGGATGAGCTGCTGTCCCCCTGGGATGGAGCGGCCTTGCAGCCCATCATCGAGGAAGCCGGCGGTGTGTTCACCGACTGGACGGGGCGGCGGACCGCGTTCGGCGGAAATGGAATCGCCACCAACGCGGCCCTGGCGCGCGTGGTGCGGGAGCGGCTCGGCGCCGTGGAGACACGCTGA
- the hisF gene encoding imidazole glycerol phosphate synthase subunit HisF produces the protein MLTRRLVVCLDVKGGRVVKGAQFEGLRDVGDPVELARRYEAEGADELTFLDISASAEERDTLWELVRRTAEQLFIPLAVGGGVRTVDDVGRALRAGADKVSINSAAVTNPALLTSCAERFGAQCVVASIDAKREGDRWRVYTHGGRKPTDLDAVAWARECVARGAGEVLLTSIDRDGARTGYDLALTRAVSEAVDVPVIASGGAGSAAHVRDAFQEGGADAALVAGILHDGLTTVGAIKALLREGGLHIRSLA, from the coding sequence ATGCTCACGCGGCGGCTCGTCGTCTGTCTGGACGTGAAGGGCGGACGCGTGGTGAAGGGCGCCCAGTTCGAGGGACTTCGCGACGTGGGAGACCCGGTGGAACTGGCCCGGCGCTACGAAGCGGAGGGAGCGGATGAGCTGACGTTCCTCGACATCTCCGCCAGCGCCGAGGAGCGGGACACCTTGTGGGAGCTGGTGCGGCGCACCGCCGAGCAGCTCTTCATTCCCCTGGCTGTCGGCGGCGGGGTGCGCACGGTCGATGACGTGGGCCGGGCGCTTCGAGCGGGCGCGGACAAGGTGAGCATCAACTCCGCGGCGGTGACCAATCCGGCGCTGCTCACCTCATGTGCGGAGCGCTTCGGCGCGCAGTGCGTGGTGGCCAGCATCGACGCGAAGCGAGAGGGCGATCGCTGGCGCGTCTACACCCATGGCGGCAGGAAGCCCACGGACCTGGACGCGGTGGCCTGGGCGCGTGAGTGTGTGGCGCGCGGGGCAGGGGAAGTGCTCCTCACCAGCATCGACCGGGATGGCGCGCGGACGGGCTATGACCTGGCGTTGACGCGGGCCGTGTCGGAGGCGGTCGATGTGCCCGTCATCGCCTCGGGCGGCGCGGGCAGCGCGGCGCACGTCCGGGATGCGTTCCAGGAGGGAGGCGCTGATGCGGCCTTGGTCGCGGGCATCCTTCACGACGGCCTCACCACCGTGGGCGCCATCAAGGCGCTGCTCCGCGAGGGCGGCCTTCACATTCGGAGCCTGGCATGA
- a CDS encoding imidazoleglycerol-phosphate dehydratase produces the protein MTTVIRETKETQVRVELSPGKGVTNVDTGLKFFDHMLATFARYAGLDLSLHARGDLTHHVMEDVAITLGTAVQQVIPATAARFAERTIPMDDALVQACLDAGGRFYYQGPLKNRLYEHWMRSFSEHARVTLHLRVLRGKDSHHATEASFKALGLALRDAMVDSGSVFSMKGSVSLEVK, from the coding sequence ATGACCACTGTCATTCGGGAGACGAAGGAGACGCAGGTCCGGGTGGAGCTGTCGCCGGGCAAGGGCGTCACGAACGTGGACACGGGGTTGAAGTTCTTCGACCACATGCTGGCCACCTTCGCGCGCTACGCAGGGCTGGACCTCTCGCTGCATGCGCGGGGGGACCTCACGCACCATGTGATGGAGGACGTGGCCATCACGCTGGGGACGGCGGTGCAGCAGGTGATTCCCGCCACGGCCGCGCGCTTCGCCGAGCGCACCATCCCCATGGACGACGCGCTGGTGCAGGCCTGCCTGGATGCAGGGGGGCGCTTTTATTACCAGGGCCCGTTGAAGAACCGGCTCTACGAGCACTGGATGCGCTCGTTCAGCGAGCACGCCCGGGTGACGCTGCACCTGCGGGTGCTGCGCGGAAAGGACAGCCACCACGCGACGGAGGCGTCCTTCAAGGCGCTGGGGCTGGCGCTGCGGGATGCCATGGTGGACTCCGGCTCGGTGTTCAGCATGAAGGGCTCCGTGTCCTTGGAGGTGAAGTGA
- a CDS encoding HisA/HisF-related TIM barrel protein, with amino-acid sequence MIAIPAIDLREGACVQLVGGSYAAEKVRVEDPLEALTQWRRHGFRAFHVVDLDAALGKGSNADAIFQLTAHERGLTFSVGGGVRDSDRVETVLSGGAEFVVVGTRAIEDAGWLADIANRFPGRVVVAADVKGREVVTRGWTAGSHRDIREVLAAFEPLPLGGLLVTAVHKEGQLSGVDLPLMREVASTSRHRLYASGGVTTMEDLRALAAAGAYGAVIGMALYTGRLDASAVAREFAG; translated from the coding sequence GTGATTGCGATTCCAGCCATCGACCTGCGCGAGGGCGCGTGTGTCCAACTCGTGGGCGGCTCGTACGCGGCGGAGAAGGTCCGGGTGGAGGACCCGCTGGAGGCATTGACGCAGTGGCGCCGTCACGGCTTCCGTGCGTTCCATGTCGTGGACCTGGACGCGGCGCTGGGCAAGGGCTCCAACGCGGACGCCATCTTCCAGCTGACGGCCCACGAGCGAGGGCTCACCTTCTCCGTGGGCGGCGGCGTGCGCGATTCCGACCGGGTGGAGACCGTCCTGTCGGGCGGCGCCGAGTTCGTGGTGGTGGGCACTCGCGCCATCGAAGACGCCGGCTGGCTGGCGGACATCGCGAACCGCTTCCCCGGCCGCGTGGTGGTGGCCGCGGACGTGAAGGGGCGCGAGGTGGTGACGCGAGGCTGGACGGCGGGAAGCCATCGCGACATCCGGGAGGTGCTGGCGGCCTTCGAGCCCTTGCCGCTGGGGGGCCTGCTCGTGACGGCGGTCCACAAGGAGGGGCAGCTGTCGGGAGTGGACCTGCCGTTGATGCGGGAGGTGGCGAGCACCAGCCGGCACCGCCTGTACGCGTCGGGTGGCGTGACGACGATGGAGGACCTGCGGGCCCTCGCGGCGGCGGGCGCATACGGGGCCGTCATTGGCATGGCGCTGTACACCGGAAGGCTGGATGCGAGCGCAGTCGCTCGGGAGTTCGCGGGATGA
- the hisH gene encoding imidazole glycerol phosphate synthase subunit HisH — MRVTLFDYGAGNLHSLAKALATVPGAEVRAQEDPLRALDTDVLVLPGVGAFGAAVARLEPGREAMRAALEQGLPCLGICLGMQLLFDGSDEGEGAGLGYFAGRVTRLAAKRVPEIGWNQVEDERTLAGARLDTVYYAHSFVCRAADASVVTGWTTHEADRFPAAVRRGRVVGVQFHPEKSSTAGVRFVQAFLREVAP, encoded by the coding sequence ATGAGAGTCACCTTGTTCGACTACGGCGCGGGCAACCTCCACTCGCTGGCCAAGGCGCTGGCCACGGTGCCGGGCGCTGAGGTGCGCGCCCAGGAGGACCCTTTGCGTGCGCTGGATACCGACGTGCTGGTGCTGCCGGGGGTGGGCGCATTCGGTGCGGCGGTGGCGCGGCTCGAGCCGGGGCGTGAAGCCATGCGCGCGGCACTGGAGCAGGGCCTGCCGTGCCTGGGCATCTGCCTGGGCATGCAGTTGCTCTTCGACGGCAGTGACGAAGGCGAGGGCGCCGGCCTGGGCTACTTCGCGGGCCGGGTGACGCGGCTGGCGGCGAAGCGAGTACCCGAGATTGGCTGGAACCAGGTCGAGGACGAACGCACGCTGGCGGGGGCGCGGCTGGACACCGTGTACTACGCGCACAGCTTCGTCTGCCGCGCCGCGGATGCTTCGGTGGTGACGGGGTGGACGACGCACGAGGCGGACCGCTTCCCGGCGGCGGTGCGCAGGGGACGGGTGGTGGGTGTGCAGTTCCACCCGGAGAAGTCCTCCACGGCGGGCGTGCGCTTCGTGCAGGCCTTCCTGCGGGAGGTGGCGCCGTGA
- a CDS encoding pyridoxal phosphate-dependent aminotransferase has protein sequence MIPRRASYRDIPLYAPSNRPCRVDLSDNTNLFGVPPAVERVLATTVSRVPRYPRGYAPDLRRALAASIGAAPDEITTGCGSDDVIDSALRAFLEPGDTLAYQDPTFVMVPLFAKVNGLEGVPVPLKPDFDVDADALLGTGAKVIYLCSPNNPTGTALSRAAVERVAEDAPGIVIIDEAYADFAPGKDFLDLARRRANVLVTRTFSKAFGLAGLRVGWGVGSPELVAEVEKARGPYKLTSVAEAVAVSVLNGDAHWVRARAEEAVACRERLRGELVSLGLTPLPSEANFLMVPLPGALAVAERMRERDVNVRAFQALTGVGDALRIGVGPWPLMETALAALREALR, from the coding sequence CCGGGTGGACCTGAGTGACAACACCAACCTCTTTGGCGTTCCGCCCGCCGTGGAGCGGGTTCTTGCCACCACCGTGTCCCGCGTACCGCGTTATCCACGGGGGTATGCCCCGGACCTGCGCCGGGCGCTGGCTGCGTCCATTGGCGCGGCGCCCGACGAGATAACGACGGGCTGCGGCTCGGATGACGTCATCGACTCGGCGCTGCGCGCCTTCTTGGAGCCCGGGGACACGCTGGCCTATCAGGACCCGACCTTCGTCATGGTGCCGCTGTTCGCCAAGGTGAACGGACTCGAGGGCGTGCCGGTACCGTTGAAGCCGGACTTCGACGTGGATGCGGACGCACTGCTCGGCACGGGGGCGAAGGTCATCTACCTGTGCTCGCCCAACAACCCCACAGGCACCGCGCTGTCGCGGGCGGCGGTGGAGCGCGTCGCCGAGGACGCACCCGGCATCGTCATCATCGATGAGGCCTATGCGGACTTCGCGCCGGGGAAGGACTTCCTCGACCTGGCGCGACGGCGGGCGAATGTCCTGGTGACGCGCACCTTCTCCAAGGCCTTCGGGCTGGCGGGGCTGAGAGTCGGGTGGGGCGTCGGATCACCCGAACTGGTGGCGGAGGTCGAGAAGGCTCGCGGACCCTACAAGCTCACCAGTGTCGCGGAGGCCGTGGCAGTCTCGGTGCTGAATGGTGACGCGCACTGGGTGCGAGCCCGTGCGGAGGAAGCCGTCGCCTGTCGCGAGCGGCTGCGCGGCGAGTTGGTGTCGTTGGGTCTGACGCCTCTGCCATCGGAAGCCAACTTCCTGATGGTGCCGCTTCCGGGCGCGCTGGCGGTCGCGGAGCGGATGCGAGAGCGGGACGTGAATGTGCGGGCGTTCCAGGCGCTGACGGGCGTGGGTGACGCGCTCCGAATCGGTGTGGGGCCCTGGCCCTTGATGGAGACGGCGCTGGCGGCGCTGCGGGAGGCGTTGCGATGA